The following are encoded in a window of uncultured Methanobrevibacter sp. genomic DNA:
- a CDS encoding TetR/AcrR family transcriptional regulator — MNTKELILETTLKLMIENHDSIISIRQISNASGIAIGGIYHHFSNKEEIYNEIIEKYYINYYKFDIDQLRQIKGNAKEKIHNVMAEIFKQKETGIPIESIDDEIDYRSVLLVLSGNGFAYEKTMELSQSLIKESREFLTEIIREGQENREIRQDFSAEDIAESLIIMYMGIQYRWEVHLIEDMTPTFEDNFNLEWEKIRFRE, encoded by the coding sequence ATGAACACAAAAGAATTAATTTTAGAAACGACTTTAAAATTAATGATAGAAAATCATGACTCAATTATTTCAATTAGACAAATTAGTAACGCATCAGGAATTGCTATCGGTGGAATATACCACCATTTTTCAAATAAAGAAGAGATATATAATGAAATTATTGAAAAATATTATATAAACTATTATAAATTTGATATTGACCAACTAAGGCAGATAAAGGGAAATGCAAAAGAGAAAATCCACAATGTCATGGCTGAAATTTTCAAGCAAAAAGAAACCGGAATCCCCATTGAATCGATTGATGATGAAATAGACTACAGATCCGTATTGCTGGTTTTGAGTGGAAATGGATTTGCTTATGAAAAAACTATGGAGCTTAGCCAAAGTCTCATAAAAGAATCAAGGGAATTTTTAACAGAAATTATTAGGGAAGGTCAAGAAAATAGGGAAATCCGCCAGGACTTCTCAGCCGAAGACATTGCAGAATCATTAATTATCATGTATATGGGAATTCAATATAGATGGGAAGTACATTTAATTGAGGATATGACCCCTACCTTTGAAGATAATTTTAATTTGGAATGGGAAAAGATAAGATTCAGAGAATAA
- a CDS encoding TetR/AcrR family transcriptional regulator: MNTKDMILEKTLKLILDKGTIDISISEIRNCTGLTTGGIYYHFSDKSDIFEEILQKYMVDYIKVDFDKIILEGSSKNRIHDTLFHILHHYINGVEIESINEKINYSSIVLLLTSVGYAHDRVNQIISQTGNDVKMFLTDLVEEGKRQNEIRQDFPTENIVESLYTLYMGIQYHWLAFPDYDVELMFEKNFEMTWQVIECQ, from the coding sequence ATGAATACTAAAGACATGATTCTTGAAAAAACGCTGAAATTAATATTGGATAAAGGGACAATTGATATTTCAATTAGTGAAATCCGAAATTGTACCGGACTGACAACCGGCGGCATTTATTATCATTTTTCAGATAAAAGCGACATATTTGAAGAAATTTTACAAAAGTATATGGTGGATTACATTAAAGTCGATTTTGATAAAATCATCCTTGAAGGCTCATCAAAGAACAGAATCCATGATACACTGTTTCATATTTTACACCACTACATAAATGGCGTGGAAATTGAAAGCATCAACGAAAAAATCAATTACAGCAGCATAGTACTTCTTTTAACCTCAGTGGGATATGCCCATGATAGAGTTAATCAGATAATTTCACAGACAGGAAACGATGTTAAAATGTTTTTAACCGACCTTGTCGAAGAGGGCAAAAGGCAAAATGAAATCAGACAGGACTTCCCAACTGAAAACATTGTGGAATCATTGTATACCCTGTATATGGGAATTCAATATCACTGGTTAGCTTTCCCGGATTATGATGTTGAATTGATGTTTGAGAAAAACTTTGAAATGACTTGGCAGGTCATCGAATGCCAATGA
- a CDS encoding pyruvoyl-dependent arginine decarboxylase gives MRIAIVSGKDEGPTKLNAFDNALSDAGIGDVNLIKVSSMLAGNAEICDLPKLKAGSMVNCVLSELTSDNPGDVLTVVVAVAIGDELGCVVETSGINKDSKDLIEEAEYMVRYMMEKRNVEIKNLIVEPCTTQVKNIASCVASVVYLNDDIVENP, from the coding sequence ATGAGAATAGCGATTGTATCTGGAAAAGATGAAGGACCAACAAAATTAAATGCTTTTGACAATGCTTTGAGCGATGCCGGAATAGGGGACGTGAACCTGATTAAAGTGTCCAGCATGCTTGCAGGCAATGCCGAGATATGTGATTTGCCAAAACTTAAGGCAGGGTCAATGGTAAACTGTGTATTGTCAGAACTTACATCAGACAATCCCGGAGATGTTCTAACTGTGGTTGTGGCTGTTGCTATCGGAGATGAATTGGGTTGTGTTGTTGAAACTAGTGGAATAAATAAGGATTCAAAAGACCTGATTGAAGAAGCAGAATATATGGTCAGATACATGATGGAAAAAAGGAATGTCGAAATTAAGAATCTGATTGTTGAACCTTGCACTACTCAGGTTAAAAACATCGCATCTTGTGTCGCATCAGTTGTTTATCTGAATGACGACATTGTAGAAAATCCCTAA
- a CDS encoding elongation factor 1-beta, with translation MGEVLTTMKIMPDSPEEDLEAIKETIKNSMPEGAEIHEIAEEPIAFGLVAIILSFITDDGEGGSEPVEAMVSDIPGVASIEITGVGRLM, from the coding sequence ATGGGTGAAGTTTTAACTACAATGAAAATTATGCCAGACAGTCCAGAAGAAGACTTAGAAGCTATCAAAGAAACTATTAAAAATTCAATGCCAGAAGGCGCAGAAATCCACGAAATTGCTGAAGAACCAATTGCATTTGGTTTAGTGGCTATTATCTTAAGTTTCATCACCGATGATGGTGAAGGTGGATCTGAACCTGTTGAAGCAATGGTTTCAGACATTCCTGGTGTAGCCAGTATTGAAATTACTGGTGTCGGAAGATTAATGTAA
- a CDS encoding zinc finger domain-containing protein gives MKKVECVSCKQEIPLTGTFVEFECPECGAKIARCEKCRTFGHGYKCECGFEGP, from the coding sequence ATGAAAAAAGTAGAATGTGTAAGTTGTAAACAAGAAATTCCATTAACTGGAACTTTCGTTGAATTCGAATGTCCAGAATGTGGAGCAAAAATTGCAAGATGTGAAAAATGCCGTACTTTCGGTCACGGTTACAAATGTGAATGTGGTTTTGAAGGACCATAA
- a CDS encoding delta 1-pyrroline-5-carboxylate synthetase: MIIIIKQVVKIGGSLFPKYAIELAKRLENTNSVIIFGGGEFANLIRRYDDEINFSDEANHWTAIDCMDIIAKLVCDKVDSCKLSYSIEDVEKISDEGFTPIFVVSQFLRENDPFECSWDVTSDSISAYVAHLLNANLLIVTNVNGIYTQEPKEPGSTFISKIDAKTLLTFQESSIDVMLPSLLLRYGTNCYVVNGKYPERVLSLIDDNINDYNFDYTQITGD, encoded by the coding sequence GTGATTATTATCATAAAACAGGTTGTAAAGATTGGGGGAAGCCTATTTCCAAAATATGCAATTGAACTTGCAAAACGTCTAGAAAACACAAATTCGGTGATTATTTTCGGAGGAGGGGAATTCGCCAATCTTATTCGCAGATATGATGATGAGATCAACTTTTCAGACGAAGCCAATCACTGGACGGCCATCGATTGCATGGATATAATCGCCAAACTCGTTTGCGATAAGGTTGACTCATGCAAGCTCTCATATTCGATTGAGGATGTTGAAAAAATTTCAGATGAGGGTTTCACTCCCATATTTGTTGTTTCTCAGTTTTTAAGGGAAAATGATCCATTCGAATGCAGTTGGGATGTGACCTCTGATTCGATTTCGGCATATGTTGCGCACCTCCTGAATGCAAACCTTTTAATAGTAACAAATGTAAATGGTATATATACCCAAGAACCGAAAGAGCCAGGTTCAACATTCATAAGTAAAATCGATGCAAAAACATTACTAACTTTTCAGGAGTCGTCGATTGATGTAATGTTACCGTCTCTTTTATTAAGGTATGGGACTAATTGTTATGTTGTGAATGGGAAGTACCCTGAAAGGGTTTTATCTTTAATAGATGATAATATAAATGATTATAACTTCGATTACACACAAATAACAGGTGATTAG
- the pth2 gene encoding aminoacyl-tRNA hydrolase, with protein MKQVMIVRTDLKMRKGKIAAQCCHGAIGAYKKSPADKIRKWENEAYAKVVLKVKTLEELTALKKLADEKGIANYLVVDAGRTQIPTSSVTVLALGPDEDEILDEVTGDLKLL; from the coding sequence ATGAAACAGGTAATGATAGTTAGAACTGATTTGAAGATGCGCAAGGGAAAGATTGCGGCTCAGTGCTGCCATGGTGCAATAGGTGCATATAAGAAATCACCTGCTGACAAGATCAGAAAATGGGAAAATGAGGCATATGCCAAGGTGGTTTTAAAGGTAAAGACATTGGAGGAGCTTACAGCTCTTAAAAAACTGGCTGATGAAAAGGGCATTGCCAATTATTTGGTAGTTGATGCCGGAAGGACACAGATACCTACATCAAGCGTTACAGTTTTGGCGTTGGGACCTGATGAAGATGAAATCCTTGACGAAGTGACTGGGGATTTAAAACTTTTATAG